In a single window of the Flammeovirga agarivorans genome:
- a CDS encoding YaiA family protein, which translates to MPNRPPYPREARVVAVEKGPQGQTVTWYQLRADYPEPDSLISEHPTEQEAVDAKRRYEDPDKS; encoded by the coding sequence ATGCCAAACAGGCCCCCATATCCGAGAGAAGCGCGCGTGGTTGCGGTAGAGAAAGGTCCTCAGGGTCAGACGGTGACCTGGTATCAGCTCCGTGCGGATTATCCTGAGCCTGATTCGCTTATCAGCGAACATCCTACCGAGCAGGAAGCCGTGGATGCCAAACGGCGTTATGAAGATCCTGACAAGTCGTAA